GAAGGATACATTTGTACACATTATCCTTGTTGTTCACCTCAGCTGTAGGATTTAATTAGGTAACATTTCTGTTTGATATTCTTACATCCGTTCATTCTTAATTCATAGTGTAGAGCTTTGTGGGTCCAGCCTAGAAGACTGTCACCTCCATGGAAACAGAGGCAACTCAGTGCTTTGAAATCTGTTTTGCTGGAGTCGTCACACAAGATGTGATGCAACTTACTATTGAATGTTTTAGCCATTTTCATGATGGAAgaattttatatttatgcagttgtacatttttttcaaagtgTAATGTATGAATCCAATACCAAAGTCGCTGGTCAAAAAGTTAGTGAATATCAGAGGCAATGCAGTATCCCGTGTAATAAGATGTTTAATTGGTGTGAAAATACTTAATTCAATGTTGAAGTTCAAAACACTTGTCAAGAGGCTGCTCTTGTCACTTTATTTAATCCACATAAGgctgaaacaataaacagaaaattTGAAAACTGTCTTTGAATTTGgagttaaatatgttttcttcattttatgtttttccttttgttttgcaTTCATCCGTCCAAAATCTTGAAGAAATACTGCACCTGGAAAGAACATTGAAATGCATTACAGCAAGCACTGAAGTGTCAgtctgccctctctctctgataTCACATAATACTAAATAAAGTTACAAACTAAAAAGAATAAGTAGGTAAATTCTCTGCACGAGCCCTTTCTTGGCCACTATGTGCCAGTCTTGGGAAAATGGCAGCTCAGTCACAGGCTAATGTTTAACAAGGAGGCATTTGTCCAGACCACAGATCAGGAGCTTTCCTGAACAATGGCGCTCAATGGGTCAGACCCACTCCCTGCAAAACAATGGTTTTGTTTCAAATTCCTCTGCAACTCTTGTTCTCCTCCAAACCAGTGTGATCTAGGGTTGCCACAGCCCACAGAGAGGAGTCATGAGACTCGGCTTCACACAGTCGAGGGGGGTTTGTTCTTGGCTAAAATGCAAGGTAGTTATTTATGCATGGACTGAAAGACAACGAGAAAACCTATTTGTAGGATCAGAGGGTGTTCTCTACACTACATGCAGagtacaatgtgtgtgtgtgtgtgtgtgtgtgtgtgcttgtcagTGAAGTACCACCCACCTCCAAGACACCGTCTTCAGCGAGGTCTGTACAGTGGACAGCgtttttcactttgtctttgCCGTAAAGAGCACGCAGTGTGGTGGGACGAAGATGCCGTGCAATTTCCTATTGAATGAAAATAACGGAACAAGATGTAattaaagacaaaagacaacagTCCAAACGTCAAGTTTAAAACGGAACACGCTGTACTATTGCATGTTTCTGACAGAGTGATTATTCAGCAAATCAACGTGATTGTGCAgaggaaatgacaaaacactTGACACTCAACACACTGAATGCTGGGAGAGGAGTTACCGCTACTTCATAATTTCAGATTTGTTAGTACAGCGTCACATGTTGAATTATTCCCTTGAGTTCATTTTAAGATTTGCTGGAGTTGAAGTTGGTAAAAGTAAACTACTTACTTACTATTTAGTTATAAGGAGATCATTTAtgtttacagtttaaaacaaCTCTTAAGTTCTCCTTTCTGTTGCTCTTAAATGGTGAGAACTTTTTCACCAGGGAGCAGCTTTATCTTGAGCATTTGTCTGTTTCCTTTCATCATCAAATATTCTCAAGGTCAAAGTCGAGCTATCTTGCCCTTTGCTACTCTGCCTCTGCTTCCAGGAAATGCAACCCTCCCACAGGGTCCACTGTCAGGGAGGGAGGGACATTGTGTGAATAATTCATTCACCAAGATGGCTATTAACTCTGGGGGAATGCAAACTTTATGTAACagttattttgtaatatttaatatgatgggaaaaacaaactgtgatatttcacagtttaaaaaaacaaaagcttaaCACAGGTGTGTTGAATGTTCAATGAAAACCATCTATTTGTcaaaaagaatataaataatacaacaagATTGACTTAACGCTACCAAACGTTTATCTTGTGAAACTGAATGTGTCTGACTGTGGGGGAACATTTCCTGTCACAAGTCCTTTATTCTTTGGTGGTTTATGTGAGCACACACAAAAGGCAGGAACAAGTTTCAAGGTCATGCAGATCAACCAGAGCCTTCTCCTCAAAGCCATTCTTTGTCTTAAACAAAAACCTTTGTGGAAAACAAGTACCCTGGTTAGAATGACTGGAGTGCACAATACTAAACTGcctatgataaaaaaaaatgttgcaagGGTTAAGGATGAAGGGAACTGTAGATCATCTGGAAACTATGGCTCAGCTGTTTTAGTTCTTTTCCGAGATGTGTTGCATTTTGTAGAAACACATTTGCTTAGGATTTTAAATTAGACTTTAGGGACTTGTTTGAATGTTTCTATCTTTTGCACTTTTCCagctcaaaagaaaaaaaacagctgtggaGTTGTGAAGGAACAAACATAATGATAAAAGTGTGCGCCCTTACTTTGTCtctcaggaaaagaaaaacagcatccTGCATTAAAATACATGCAAAACAGGAGCTGACCAGCAGCCTGTTGTTTATGCCACTCCATGAGACTAAAGCCAAAGACGGCAAAGTGGAAATTAGGGGGAGATCTACCTAGAGATAAAAGAATTTGTTGCAAAGCACTGCTCTCTGTAATTGCATTAGTTACCCATGAGTGACCTGCGGTCAgtgtttaatttgattttaatgagCCCCATAGCATGCTAGAATGACATTTGCGTAATCACTACTGGCTTTTCGCACACAATAATGGCTGGAGCAGAGTGACCCAGTAGTTACATGACCGTCCAGAAATCGAAAAGTGTCACATCTGAGTATCGAGCCCTGCTGACGCGAGGGACAATGGACTCATACATACAGTCTGCCACTCAGCTACAACTATGGTCTACACTACTGTGATGAGTGTGTATTGAGAAAAAACTACtgaatagttttttgttttgttttaaataaaataagaaaactgtATCTGTACACACCAGCAGAAGTGAACAACTGCtagagacatttaaaaactactACATCAAGAACAGTAGAATTGCTACAACAGTAGTAACCAACTTGAAACTTacagaaaagttattttaacaCTTGCACAATAAAAGAAAGGCGCAGTCTCCACCTTGGTGAGTCTGTGACATATTGTGTCAAACTAGATTAACTTGAAATTTGGAATTCTTGTCtgttaaaaggtttttttttttttcaaaaagcctatttaaaatataaatttctAGTAACACACATTTCTTGTCATCACATACACATCTTTTACATGTGatgacatttcattttgataatttataatgaaaatgaaaataaacatgtattgAGTTTATAACATAATGAACTAACCaggtaaacaaaaaaataaataaataaaacaaaccaaaaaaagtaAATTCTAACAAAATGACCTACTATCAGGGAGGACAGCAATAAGAGACTGGGAAAGGACAGGCTAACATAGGCCCATTGTGTCTGTCCACTCTCACATAAGGAAACATCACAAGACAGAACACGATCTCATGACTAAGTGGGTGCAACGCCTCCAGTGAATCCGTTAGGATATCGTTGGGTGCAATATGTGATGCCTGGTTAAAGCAGTCATATAACACATGTAAGATACATTTGGATGTTTCTGCTATTTTCTACAATTAAATTGATCTCCTATCAACACTAAACAAGTGTTGGAGGTCAAGTAACGCATTATAAGTATTCAGCAGTACACTGCTGCTTTTAGATCAGCAATCAAGAATTAATCAATAACCATTTTCTTGTCTCAAACAACTGGCCCTTAACTATTAATAGACATTCTGACCTTTCCATTCAGTTTTGCCTTACAGCGTTACAGCTGATAATGACATCTGCCAAGTCTTTACACACTGCCTTTGAAAAGagaatgtactgtactttggTACGTGTCAGAACAatgttacacacaaacacacatgcccTGTTAGTGATCTCATCACCTATCCCCCGTACGCACCAAAACACCACAAGTCTCAGATCTCAGGGGTGCTGTGACTTTCCACTTATCTTGTGTATCAAATAACCAAAGAGCAGGAGTGCTGAATGTTTAGGTTATATGTCAGATAATAGGGAGGTGAGTCTCAGGTCATGGAGTGATGAAACTGCTCAACCTCCCAGTTAGTAAGCAAAGTCTGAAGCAATCAATCAGGCTGCAAATAGAGGAAGAAGCCTGAAAACTAAGAATCCCAGCTACAGGAGTAAAGTATGAATTATATGAAACAGGTGGGAACCTGACAGGAAATACTGTATTGTATCTGTAATTCCCTAGAAGTTATTTACAGTTAGCATTTTTCTTACACCAAAATTGTTGGCACCTTTTCCCACCATTCAACCAGCTCATATGTatgcagttttatttgaagGCTAGTATGATTCCACAAATGTCCTTTACAGTAAGTGTTGCTGTAAGAAACCAAACCAGGGTCGCATCTGGAAAGAGTACCTGATAAAGTGACACAGAGTGATTAACAGTGAGCAGTGGTAAGAGTCATGTGAACTGGAAATCATTAGCTTATTAAACTGTAACATTTTGACTTGGCCTGGAGGACTGATGGTTAAGCACAGAGTGTATAGTAAGTAAGGAAGTGTGAAAAACATTCAGCTGATGAACTTGTGGGAGATGTGTTCACATGTGTACAGTGCCTAATTCCTATTGTCACTAAACAGTGATTGGCAGGACGTCATTAGGTTTCACATCACGTACTAACACAGCCCTGATGCACTGGTTCCACAGGACCCAggaacatacatacaaacacatgcacatgttcacacatgcacagtcaaCGGTTTATTACAGAGTCCATGTCTTTTATCTAATCGCGAGACCACAAAATCTTTACAACATACAGCAAACAAGGgctaaaaaaacactttctccaGGTCCTGACAAGTTGATTTGGGATTCTTGAAAACCAACAGAGTGTTTCTTTGCAGTGTTTCAATGAAAGCTTGACACCAAGTAGTTTGAAAACAACACAGGCAAAATAAATCTTAGACAATTTTGCAAGGCTACAAGACAGAGGGAGTGCCACATAATAGGCTGCACTGGCTCCACTCCAATTCAACATgcaaaaatgtgatttgtgaaAGCACTGCTGTCGCTTTCATGCAGAATAAATAAGCAAGTAGATGTGTCTTAATGGCCTTTCATAAAACTGCCTGATGGATGGATAATCATTTCAACATCATATAcactaaatattgttttaaaccacatttaacctattgtttgacattttaattgttAGAAAGGCTTATAGTGTACACATAACAAGAAAGTAGAAGATAAATATCATTAAATATCATTTCACTCACTGGATCAGCTGGCCCACAGAATTCCCTAAATGATTTGGGTGTGTCTGTGCCATGGATCTCCAGCACCATGCAGGGTCCAGAACACAGCTCGGTCACCATACTCTGTAGGAAAAGAGAAGGACTTGAGTGAAACTATAATAACAtatgtactttatttatttcttttttaactttattttatgtattttttatgcaACAGCTTTGATTAGTGAGAAGATCTGTGATATCTTTTGTCACTCTTCTAGATCCTGACACTAGATTAGGCAATGTTTTCATTATTCTATAATCAAAAGAGACAGGGAGTAGACACTACTATGATGCAGTTACTTCCAAAACTGTAGCATTTTTACTCACAGGATACTCTGTAACAACTCCTTTGTAGACTTCATAGAATTCTTCTGCATTCGCCCTGTCCACATTGAACTGTGAATAAAACACGTCAGTCATGACAAACAAGCACCTGAATGAAGTTAAACAAAAGAttgcaaacaaaagcaaaacaaacctAACCCAAACGCAATGactgtaacttttttttttttttatcaaataagtgtactaaaataaaaatactacactTGTGTATGCTCATTGAGTTATACCAGCTCCGTTATCacaaaacatttgtaattttacttGCATACTAGGAACATCGAGTATATAGAACTACATCATCAGAACAAATGCATCAATTAATAACATGCACGTGGTCACAGAGATCATTGATTTATTTTGCCCAGAATGTGCACCAGATCTCATGTGGCAAAACGAATGGACTGTGAGAGGTCAATTAGGAGGTCAGGTTAGATCGGAGAAAGTCAATACAGTATGCATACTGGGTACACGAGTACTACTAAGATACAGCATATAAGCAAACTAACTTACCTGTAAAACTGATTCACATGAACACAATGATAGgacatcacacacagacaatgtaTAACTGTACCACATCAAAGCACATGGACGGGAGAAAAATACTGTGTGTTAAACTTTTACCATCTGAAGGGCTGAGATTTCAAATCCAGCTGAAGATATGGAGTTCACGATCTTTCCAGTCAGACCTGTGGACACATCAAAGCTGTTCTTATCTGTTAGCATTTATGATATGTTTACATAAGTTGAAAAGTATGGCATTTAGAGCTACAATAAACTCATAAGTGTGATGCTAAACAAATAATCTTGGGAACAGCAGTCActgttaatttaaacaaaactatTGAAATCACACAGGGCAATATAACTATTCTCATTAAATGGTTTTAATGTGCTATGTTGTTGGAGGGAAGccattgtaataataatattcacacacagaagTAATTaaacagtggcaacaaaaagtatgtgaatcttttggaattttgtgatgttctgcattaatttgtcataaaatgtgatctgatcaggttttaacaaatataatgtgcctaaagtaacaACCCATACGAAATTCAGATATTTCATGTacttattgagaacaatcataaaaacttTACAGTGCGAGCGGAAAATGTGAACCCAAATAACGTTTCGAGTTtactctgcacaagaagaatatgcttacgtgagccatgcctcgccaagAGGAGCTTTCACAGGATCTACGTTCAATAGATGTTGActtacatgaagctggaaaggattACAAAATTATTTCAAAGTCTACAgttctacaaatggagacacttggAACTGTGGCTCCTCTACTAAGAAGTaggtggccagtcaaaatgacaccaagagcacaacaaacactcatcaatgaggtaaagaaacaatgatttgggcctgctttgctgcatcagtgcCTGTCCAGTTTAAAatgattggggggaagatgaattgtgtatcaaaacctttttcaggataatgtgagaacgtctgtacgtcagctgaaactctgtagaaatTGGGTGATggaacaggacaatgacccaaaacagaatggctttagaaaaaaaatccaccttttggagtggccaagtcagagcctaGACCTCAActcaatagagatgctatggaacgacttgaagagagccacacacatgagaaTATGACAGTTCTGCAGGAcaaatgggctaaaattcctcctgtgtgcaggtctgatccacagttACAGGAATAACCAGAcagaggttattgctgccagtagcagtaattaattccaaaggttcacatactttttccactagcactatgagatttttCTGGCTCTTGTCACTCTGGCCGTACATTATTGTGAAAATGGTACAGCAACAGTGACAATGGTGCAACAGTGACTGTGAAGGTCAGAtgtctgcagacaaacataAGTGAAAAAGCTCAGCAGTCTCGTAATCTCACTCCTCACTTTCTGATTGTGaatgctgctgtgtgtaatAATAACCTTCAGTTTGGACCAGTCGCTGCACCAGAGCCAATACATTTCTGTCTTATTTGGATAAATGTTCAGTCACAGTCCACTCATGTGTATTAGGTGAGTAACCACCTCCTGAGTCGTCTGTGCCCTCCCCTGGCAGCAGCCAGCAGCTTGCCTAGGATAAACACATACTCAACAGCTCCCAAAAGCAGCTGGTGCTGTTGCTAGGAGATCCTATTCTGGGTACCAGGCAACAGAAGCCTCTCCATTCCAGTCATGTCTGACTGCATTTTCAGTTCAAACTTCCTTTGTCGCTGTCGTGATTGGCTGCCTCGGGTATGTGTAGCTGTAGTGTACATCAGCCTGCTAAGTGATCCTCGAGGGGAATAagctttttgatttgatttgtcttCGATCTGACTGGTAATCATAGTTTGGGCTCAGCTGGCCAAACACCCCAGACTGGGTTGCTATTTTTAGATAAGTACACAGGTGTCACCTTACATAGTGACATAGGGGCGTTTTACAAACACTACTCTAGACAAAGCTCTCAATATCTCTATCATAATCTCCCACAAAGCCAGAAATATTACCAATCAccttagtttttgtttaaaaaaagttgttaGAGCTGTAGACTTTCTACAATGCAGCCTGGCAGATGCTCGGCCAATCAGCAAATTATGGGGAACTGTGGTGGTGATTCTTGCTGCATCTCTAAACTCATGCGACCTGTTAATAACTTTACAAAACAAGTTAGGCAGTAAGTTTTACAAAtcactttactgtatttatcagtTGTGCTGGGTGGTTCTTGGCGACTTTAACTGCATTTTAAGATCAAATTCACCTTCACTTTAGAACTTGAAAATCAGAAGGCTATTGGCAGTCCATATAAGAGGCCACTAAGGAAGTGATCATGTCTTGGTgagcaaataaaacatcagtcaAGCTGTAGACAGCACAGTCTACCTGACATAATGCAAGGCAAATACTAACTGGCAACCAACTGTCAGATGACAATAAGCATAGACAAATATGTAGGTTATGTATGTCACCattaaagacaaaactaaaagaGCAATAAGAGCGAGCCAGTGTCATAAGTCCTAATTACAACATTATCATTGTCAATATCCACATAGATCAATTAAAACATGCATACaaatgtatatacattttatattgcaGCTGATTGTAAATCTAAGCAAAGCATGCCCAAACACATTGTATATAGGCTTTTTAACATAACCTCTCGTATGGACTTGTCAGAGCAGGAAAGGCACAGGTGCaactaaaataatgacactATTGATGGCTCCATTCCATTTAGGTGTGGCACAACGTCCTGCCAGCAAGCAGCATGCACTTTACCAGGATCTTGGCATAGCTAGATATGATGCAGACACACTGGTTgctaaaaaaatgtaatcttaAAAACTGGACATCAAGtgctcacaaacacatgaaTACTATTATCATTctgtttagttctttttagtacGACACCTCCTTTCAGATGTTccttttgaaaaaaacatttcaagcTGGAATGAGCATCTCCTAATCATGGAGACAATGGACAATGTTCAGCTAAAAGCTTCATGAAGTAACATAGAAGTATAGAAGTGTCTTTGAAAAGTagtaagagaaagagaaattacatatataaatatagcaAATTAGCTTTGGGCCCCTAGGATAAGAACTAGATATTAGATCAGAAACATAGATTAAGTTTTATGGAAGCCTGTTCATTCTAATGAATTGCATTTGGTATTACATGTCGTGAACCACCAGTCCAGTCAACAACTTGCTGCGTGCATTCTTTAGCTCTGTCCAGagaatttcacatttcacaggtCACAGCTCTAGAGGCATTTTCCTTGAACGGGGATCAGAGCAGGGATTTGGAAAAATCCATGTAGTGCCTTTGTGTGACACAAACACTTCAACAGCCAGGTGGAAGAGctcataaaaatgtgtttactataatgcataataaaaatactgttgttATCTGTAACTACAGATAATCTAAGTATCTTTGTGTCCCTTACCTTCTGATATGGCATGAGGTTTGATGATGCAGCATGTGCAGTCTGTAAAGATAGCTGTATTAGACGGCCCGTGACCAATTTTGGATGGGAAAAAAAATTCAAGTTCCTaagaaaacagaagtggaagaacATATAGGTAACAATTTCTAGGAATGTGGATGTGGGTTACAAGGGCACTTACAAACATGATTAACGTCCTTACTCTCGCTGCTGCAGCAAGTGAGTCAGAGCCATGCCCGACATTTTTGATGCCATCTGTTCCAAACTGGGCACGGACACTCTGCGGTGCCTCCCTCCGCGCCACAGCAGAGTCTGCAGGTCCCAGGAGCCTCCTCCAGATAGATATGGCCTCATCACCCATCAGCTCCATGGCAACGACAGGGCCAGATGACACAAACTGCACCAGGTTACTGCAAAATGTAGCATTGGATTAAAGACAATACCTAGCAGTAGAAGTCAACCAGCATTTAATGTGTTCAAATGTGACTGAAGTGTAATAAGGATTACTGATCACTGATATTGGCCAGAAACCATCTATTGCTGTTCATATCTGCTTAAAACAATTTACATAAGCAACTCACTTGAAGAAAGGCTTTGTCTGATGTTCCATATAAAAATCTGCTGCTTGGCTCCTGTAATGTAAGAAAACCATAAACCACAGAGTTAATGAGTGACCAAATTATTCACCATATTTAATATCAACTCTGGATACTAAACTGCTGAGAAAGACATGTACAGAGGTAAGAGTGTCACTTTTTAAGTGTTTGGAATACAATTGTTCTGAGGTGACagtactaaaataaaattaaaaaacattctaacattctaaaacattttatgtttgttttacaaaaaaagtttttaaatgtttataagaAGTGGAATTTCCATGGAACAACAACAATTTGTAGAACCTACATTTGAACAACTAATTGATGAATTATATAATCCAGATTCTTAAACAAACTCAGGATGTCTAAACTGTCCAACTAAAGTCATGGCTGTTTTACTATTATATGCTAAAACTGACAGGAAAGTACAGTGAAAATCCTTTTTATTGTTCTTCATTTGTAATGACTATCTGCAAAATATGTTTACTAGTCAGAATTACTCATTGTTGTATTTGCTTGTCTTTTGGCATGCCATATGTTCTTAATGTGAGTGACAAAGCAACACCATCCATCTGTTTATGTGAGGACACTGGCACCAGGCTGCCTGTGTCTGATACATTACCAGCAGACCATAccttgttttattattagacACCCAGTAGAGAGGCTTTGACCTTACCATGTAAGCTTTGTCATTTTAGCTTTGGTCACAATCAGGTTGGAGGAATATATCAATTCAAGGACATCTCCGATTTTCGTAACTACATCTGGTTTTACCACAGCCAAGGTtctaaaaaaacagagacaggaaaaaaGTATATAAAGGTACATACAGTCTTGTGTACTGCCTGATTGAGCCTGATTAGGCTAATTGTTTTGataatttaaacataaatttaggctttttgtagaaaaataaacagatacaagaaataaatatatgttgtttaatgtcacatttgaaAAAAGTCTTGTTACCCAACCCCATTGCTAACAGGAACAAAATGTGATAAGTATACAACATGTTAAGCATTCCTATGACAgaatgtatgtactgtacataatg
This genomic window from Anabas testudineus chromosome 4, fAnaTes1.2, whole genome shotgun sequence contains:
- the nme7 gene encoding nucleoside diphosphate kinase 7 translates to MEDRYAFLAEWYDPTAALLRRYQLFYYPKDGSVEMFDVKNQRIFLRRTKYEDLHQEDLFIGNRVNVFSRQLNLIEYGDQYTANKLGSKKERTLAVVKPDVVTKIGDVLELIYSSNLIVTKAKMTKLTWSQAADFYMEHQTKPFFNNLVQFVSSGPVVAMELMGDEAISIWRRLLGPADSAVARREAPQSVRAQFGTDGIKNVGHGSDSLAAAARELEFFFPSKIGHGPSNTAIFTDCTCCIIKPHAISEGLTGKIVNSISSAGFEISALQMFNVDRANAEEFYEVYKGVVTEYPSMVTELCSGPCMVLEIHGTDTPKSFREFCGPADPEIARHLRPTTLRALYGKDKVKNAVHCTDLAEDGVLEVQYFFKILDG